The Bacteroidales bacterium genome contains the following window.
CCACTATCCATCACACATTACTTCGTGAGAGCGCTACGCTAAGTTCATCCAATTACTTACGTGATCGCTTCGCTCAGAGTTCGCTTCGCTTTTGTATGAATAAAGCGGGTTAATATCAATTGCCAAATAATATTGTATAATTCGAAATAAACTTTACAATGTAATAAAATTCGTTCAAATAATAAATACAGAACTCATGATTTTTTAGTTTTAATCAAGAAGCAAATGCAAGTAAAGAATCAATTCCGAGCATTTGGGATTAAAAAATATTGTTACATTGTTATATTGTTAAATGCCTGCCTGCCGTCAGGCAGGGTTATTCATCAACAATTGAACAATTTTTGTCAAATAATTATCCCGAAGTTTCGGGATGCGATTATATTTTTATATAATTATTAAAATAGCAGGTTCTGTAAATAAAAGATATTGTTTTTTGAAAATACAAGCTATTAGAAGGAAAGTAATTTTGGGAAGTTATTAAAAAAAAACCTAACAGATTTTTAAAATCTGTTAGGTTTACTATTAACGAAAGTGTCTGATTTTTATTTTTATAAGGTCTGATGATTAAAATGCAGGAAAAGTTAATTTAATGTAAGTTCAGTACAAATTTATTGTTTTATAAATTTTCCTGTATCTATTGTTTTATTGTTATTTTTTATTCGATAAAAATATAAACCTTTTGATAAACCTGTGATATGAATTTTTGTAAGTGATTCTCTTAATTTTTTCGATAAAATTAATTTACCTGTTATATCGTATATTTCAAATTTATTAGTTTGATTATTATGTGAAAGACTAATATTAATATAATCGGTTGCAGGGTTAGGATAAAGTACAAAATCTTTTGAAAATGTTATAAAATCATTAATATTATTAATTCCCAACTGATATTCATAAGCTCCAATATCAATAGTATCGTGTTTAATTCGTAAATTTCCTGCCAAATCATATTGTGGTAAATACAAGTCTGTAGTATCAGGTGAGCCGGCATTTATACATGGAGAATTTTTACTAAGCGACCAGTCATATAAATCACCTTCGTAATCTAAACCAATACCCTGACTTGGATTAACAAATTCAGGTTCTGAACTTATATTGCCGACACCTTCATATCCGCCTTCTATGCAGTTGTATTCAATGGTGGGATGATAATTGTTAATGTCAATTTGTGGAATACTATCCAAATAACTGTTGCCCCATATTATATTATTTTTTATTTTTAAGCCATTTGAGAAAACTTGAATTCCGCCAAAACACATATAATTATTACAAATTGTATTATTCATAAAAATAGTATGACCTAATTCATGTCCATTTAATATTCCGCTTCCATAGTTATTGCATATAACATTATTAATAACCCGAATACTGTATGTACTCTCATAAATAGTTCCATTAGTAGTTTTATTATTAAAACATTTGTTATTTATAATTAATGGATTTTTTGTTGTATATAATTCATCGTATGTAACAAGTATGGAGCTACCGCACCCATATTCAGCGATACCCCAAGGTGTCCAGAAATATTTATGTGCAGAATTATATTTAAACAAATTATTGTTAATTAAAGCTGTTGATTCACCTTTAACATAAATTCCTCCTCCATCATGATAAGTTTTATTATAATAAAATTCGTTGTTTGAGATAATGGGTGAAGAATTTTCAAAATACAAACCACCACCATATTTATAAGAATAATTATGTTGAATTATTGAATTGGAAATTCTTATTTTTGAAAAATTATCCACATACAAAACGCCACCTTTTGAAGTTTCTGTAATTTTTTTTCCGTATTCGAGTATGCAGTATTCAAATATTGAACTATCGTTTGTTGCTGGAGTATTATCGAAAATTATTCCGTCCCAGCCGCCTGCAATTGTGCTTGTGTCAGAAAAATTTGTAGTGTCGGATACTGTAAATTTTATTTTATCTGTTTCAGTACCTTTTGCTTTTATATTGCCCTGAATATTAATACAATAATAAGCTGTTACAATTATATTTGTACCCGACTCAATAGTTAAACCAATATTATCAGGAATAAAAACATTATTATTAACAAAAACAGTATCATAGTTCCAAATAGTATTTTCTGTTATTGTATCAAGGGCTGTAATATTCTGTGATATTACGGAAATTGAATAAAGACAAAATAAAATTAATAATGTGTATCTGTACATAATAAAATTATAGTTTAAACAAAAACCTGACAGATTTTAAAAATCTGTCAGGTTTATTATTAACGAAAGTATCTGAATTTTATTTTTTATGGAAAAACACAAGGATTTTCAGGAATAGCTTCTCGTCTATGTTTTATTCCATAAACTAGTTCATCTATATAATGACAATATGGGCCTTTTCCAACAAGAAAATCTCCTTTTAATGTGCAGGTTTTAAATGTTTTTCCTCCTCCTGGTTTAAAATAGTCAACAATTTCTAACATTTCATTATAATGGTAATTCATTTCACTTGGAGAAAGACAATCATCACCAAGATAATACAATTCTAAATTCGAGGGTAATTCATTTGGATATATTGGGGTTGGAGTATCCCACGGATCAGTAAAATAATATAATCCTGAATAACGTAATAATGTACTTTTAGTTTTTGATGCTATTTTTTTTGCAGCATCCCATCCTTCAGAACCTGAATAATTACCACATTTTCCTCGTTCGGCTCCATAATACCAATAATCTGTACTACCAAAAGGATTATCATTTGTAATATCAGCCGTTTTTTCAGTATTATATAATCCTACTTCTGAAACAACTTTAAATTCAATAATATTATTAGTGCTATTTTCAGTTACAATTAAACTAATAGTAACAAGATGCTTGTTTTCATTTTCAATACTGAAAAAATGATTTCGTACAATATCTTCAATTTCATTATATGTTTCAACAAGCTCTGAAAAAGCTACATTATCATCAGAAATATCCATGGTTACTAATTCATTACTAGAAGAATAATTGTAATATTCAATAAAAGGGAAAGTGTAAGAATAGTTCAGCACAGCATCAATATACCAAATTGCAGAATTTAATTCCATTATTTCATCTGACTTTTTAGAATCATTCAATTGGTTTTTAAACTGAATAATCTGTTGTTCCATTTTTTGGTCATCACTTAAGCTGATTTCCTGTTTTTCTGTTAAGACATTATCTTTTTGGCAACTTGCCAAATACACTGCAACAAATGCTATTGCAATTGTAAAAATAATCAATGATTTTTTAATCATAGCATAAAAATTTTTAATTAATAAATAAATTTTTATGCCTGCAAATCTGAAAAAAAAACAGAAAATCAAAATAATATTTACAATAATATATGTGTTTAATAACAGCTTGTTTGTGTGAGGCGGTTATAAATAGTTTTTCGGGTGTTTGGTATATAATAAATTTATAAAATAGAATATTTTAATCAAAACTTTTTAAAACCTATTATTTCCCTGACATCATTAAGTGTTTTAGAGGCGCTTTCTCTTGCTTTTTCTGCCCCAATTTTTACGACTTTTCTCAAATATTCATCGTTTGAATGAATTTCATGGATTTTTTCCCTGATTGGTGAAATAAATATATCAATATCTGTGGCGAGTTGTTTTTTCATGTCTCCATAACGTATTGTACAATTATTGTACTTTTCTTCAAAAAAGCTTATAGTTTCTTTGTTTGAGACAGCTTTCATTATTGTAAACAAATTTTGTATGGATTCTGGTTTTTCCTGATTCATGCTTGTTGGTCCACTGTCTGTTACAGCACGCATAACTTTTTTCCTAATATCTTCTGTGGAGTCAACAAGAAAAATTCCATTACCTTCAGATTTGCCCATTTTTCCTGAACCATCAAGCCCCGGTATTTTTATTAATTCTTCTCCAAAATTATATGGGTGTGGTTCGGGAAAATAATCAACATTATACATTCTGTTAAATCTTTTTGCAAATTTTCGTGACATTTCAAGGTTTTGTTCCTGGTCTTTTCCAACAGGGACTTTTGTAGCTCTATGGATTATAATATCAGCAGCCATTAATACAGGATAAGTTAATAAACCTGCATTAACATTTTCGGGTTGTTTTCTTATTTTATCTTTGAACGATGTAGTGCGTTCAAGTTCTCCTACATAGGCATTCATATTCAAAAGAAGATAGAGTTCAGGTATTTCAGGAACATCGCTTTGAACATATATTGTAGCTATTTCAGGATCAAGTCCGGCGGCAAGATATTCTGAAAGAACCTGCTTTACATTACCATGAAGATCCGCAGGTGTTGGATGTGTTGTTAATGAATGATAATCAGCAATAAAAAAGAAACAATTATTTTCATGCTGCATTTTTATAAAATTCTTTAATGCACCAAAATAATTTCCTAAATGTAATTTGCCAGTTGACCTTATTCCGCTTAAAACAGTTTCCATAGTTAAAATAGTGTTTATAAGAAAACTCTTGAAATTTATAATTATGCTGTCATTTCGACTGCTTGCCTGTTCTGTTAATGTCAATAAGTTAACAGATTCCGCATCAAGTGCGGAATGACAGAAGCTATGAAAAAGCATTTCTGCCTGTCATTCCTGCGAAAGCAGGAATCTATTAAATTATTTAAACCTTAACTTATTGACATTGACCTGTCCGGTAGGCAGGAAAGGAGAAGTCCCATCCGATTGATATACATTGTGTTATGAGATTTCTCACTTCGTTCGAAATGACAATATAGTAGTTTTCTTAGATATTCTAAATAGTTAATATATTGTTAAAAAAACAAAATTAATAATGTTAAGTTTATTTTCGTAATTTTACAGAATTATATTTATAAATTAATGGATAAATGGATTCTACTCGGCAAAATAAGGTTTCAAGGTTAGTTCAAAAAGAACTTAGTGATATATTCCAGAAAACAGGACAAGATATTTTTCAGGGTTCAATAATTACTGTAACAACTGTAAGAATAAGTGCAGACCTGTCGCTTGCAAGAGTATATTTAAGTATATTTTCAACTAAAGATACAAGCAAATTGTTTACAAAAATTAATGAAAGTAAAAACAAGATAAGATATGAACTTGGAAAAAGAGTAAGGAACCAACTGAGAATAGTTCCGCAATTAGCTTTTTTTATTGATGATTCATTAGATTATATCGAAAACATTGAAAATTTACTGAAATAACGGCAGAATTTATAATGCTTCCCATTTATTTTTGCTTATTTCAGCCTGTTTAAGTATACAAGAGAGAAGTTCTTTACCAATATCACTTCTATGAGGATTTGGAATCCTTAATGTAATATCTTTTCTTACCATAAATTAATGTTTGCCACCAGAAAAGGTTCCATCAAATCCATAATTCCTTAAGTGTTTTATTAAATTTTACGTTTTACAAATGGTGGCATTAGGCAACTTCCTTAATTTTTATTTCTATTCCGTCTATAATTGGGAATGATAAATTTTTATATATTCTTAATAAAATCCAATCTTCTAAAACTTCCTGAAGTTCTTTTCGGCAATCTTCTAAGTTGGAGGTATTTGCATATACACCTTTACATTCCGGTATTTCACCATAATATGAATTATCATCGGTAAATAATTCATATTTTGCATGCTGCATTGCTTTTTCAATATATTTCATTAACATTTTTTTAAAGTTAATTCAATTATCAAAATAATACAATTTTATTTTCTTGAATAAGCATAAGGGTTTGTAATATGGCATGAAGTATATTGCGAGAGATTCAGTAATCCAATACAATATTAAAACGGATGATAAAACCCAAAATCCGCATTAACACTTCTTTTTGCTATATTGTATGTTAGCGGTTAATGTTTTCTTCGTTCCATTTGTTTAGAATATCAATAGTGTGCGATATTAATTGATTATCGCCCCAATCTCCATGACCGGGAATAACAATTTTAACATCTTTGTATTTATCTTTAATTATTTTAACTGATTTTGGCCATTCAATCAAATTTGCATCTGCAATGTAGCCGGGTCTTTTGTGTCCCATTGATAAAATCATACATCCACCAAACAAAACGTTTTTATTCTTTAAATAAACAACAACATTATCAATTGTGTGAGACTCTCCGGGGAAATAAACATTAAAAGTCTCTCCATTTATTTTCAAGTTCAAACCATCATTTATTGCAAATGTATCAGTTGGGGGCAGAAAGTTAACATCACTAAAAGCTTGAAAATATTTTTTATCTTCTTGTTTGTTTGTATAATCGAGCATAAAATCTTTTAATTCATCTGCTTTCTCTTCAATTAATCTTGTGGTTAATCCTGCGCCATAAATCCTAATGCCTTTTGAACGCAAATATTCATTACCGCCAAGGTTGTCGTTATGAAATCCAGTATTAATTGCAATTAATTCTAAATCTCCAAATTTCGTATTTATCCAATCAACTAATGATTTGGTTCCGGTTGTTTCATTTGGTGTATCAATAAGAACACCTTTGTTATTACCTGTTAAAATGAACATACTATTACATTTTACGGGGAATTTATGAATTATCACAAACGTGCTATCCATAATCTCGGAATAAAATAAATCATCAGTAATTTTCTTAATATTAGTTGTTTCCTGACCAAAAGATGAAATAAAAAATCCTGCTGAAATTATTATTAAACTTATTATTTTCATTTACTTTCAATTTGCTACAAAACCCTGCATTACGTATAAGTATTGTTCTCGAGTGTTATTCATTTACCTGCCATGAAATTCCATATCAGGTATTTGTTCATTTTGTTTCAAAAATCTATCAAACCACGAAATTATCTCTTTATTAACATCTTCTTTAAATTCGGTAATTCCGTGATCGGCTCCTTCAAATATTTTCAGACGATATGGGATTCTTCTTTTTTCAAATTCAAGAGCCAATTTTAAGGAATTAGTTGACTTTACTCTCCAATCTGCATTACCATGAAGCATTAATATTGGTACATTTTTAGGAAATTTATCTACCCAAAATATGGCTGATCTGTTTTTGAGTTCTTCCTCTTTATTATTCCAATAATTTGGTATAAGTTTAGCGTATACACGTTTTTCAATTTTTGGTCGAACAATAATAGTTTTGTCCGAGGGAGCTCCAATAACTACTACAGCCTTAATTTGATCTGTTTTGGTTAAAGCCAGATATGTCATCATTCCACCCCGACTCCAGCCATACATCCCAATTCTATTTTCATCTGCTTCAGGTATTTCCTTTACAACATCAATTAAATTAATTACATCATTAATATCTTTTCCTCCCACTTCATCTTTTCCTTCACTCTTTCCACATCCTCTATAGTTGCATCCTATGACTACATATCCTTCATTTGCTAATTTGGAGAAATTATAAACAACCGAATATTTAGCTTTTTCTTTAAAAAGTTGTAAAGCATAAAAATCCCTGTTTCCACCTCTGTTAAATATTATAACGGGGTATTTACCTTTTTTCCTCGGAATAGCAGCATAAGATTCTATCTTTAATCCATCACTTAAATAAGTGATTTTATACATATCCACATTTGCTAAAAAATGATATTCCTCTGTAAATTCACTTCTATCATTATTCGAAAACAAGTCCGGATAATCTTTCCAATTAATTTTAGTTTTTTCTATGATAATAGATTCCTGGGCTTGACATAAAATCAAATTAAAGCTTAGGATTAGTATTATTAGTATTTTATACATTATTGTTTATTTCTTTAGTATCCATGTTGAACAAATCATATCATTTTCAATCAAACTACATTCATTGATTTGATTATCCATGTATCTTTTAAATAGCTTTTTTTTATCCGGATGCAGGGCGATTAACTTTTTTATTCGTTCTCCAATCAAACTATTATTCCTGTTATTAATTCTTTTAATCTCAGCAACATCCCAAATTATTTTATCAATGATAACTAATTCACTATCATTTATCTGTGTAATTAATTCATTTTCACTTGGCAAGCCTTCAATCTTGCTTTTTGAATCCAGAGTATATGCAATTTCTATAATAATCCAACCTTGGTCAAGAATACATTTTTTCAATTGTAATAATGACTCTTTAACATTTCCTAAAATGGTAGAATCATATCCATAAAAAATCACCAAGTCAGTATCTCTGGTGTTTGAAACATAATCTTTTAAATCTCCTGTTTCGAATTTAATCCTATCTG
Protein-coding sequences here:
- a CDS encoding methyltransferase domain-containing protein, which codes for MDDSKQAFLKSLDLIDQEVEKFIPFILEDLWELGSMPDYVIKLVKKNINPFNIKKVVDFGCGKGAVLIKLSKVFDIVGLGIDIVPEFIESAKKYSIENKISDRIKFETGDLKDYVSNTRDTDLVIFYGYDSTILGNVKESLLQLKKCILDQGWIIIEIAYTLDSKSKIEGLPSENELITQINDSELVIIDKIIWDVAEIKRINNRNNSLIGERIKKLIALHPDKKKLFKRYMDNQINECSLIENDMICSTWILKK
- a CDS encoding T9SS type A sorting domain-containing protein — encoded protein: MYRYTLLILFCLYSISVISQNITALDTITENTIWNYDTVFVNNNVFIPDNIGLTIESGTNIIVTAYYCINIQGNIKAKGTETDKIKFTVSDTTNFSDTSTIAGGWDGIIFDNTPATNDSSIFEYCILEYGKKITETSKGGVLYVDNFSKIRISNSIIQHNYSYKYGGGLYFENSSPIISNNEFYYNKTYHDGGGIYVKGESTALINNNLFKYNSAHKYFWTPWGIAEYGCGSSILVTYDELYTTKNPLIINNKCFNNKTTNGTIYESTYSIRVINNVICNNYGSGILNGHELGHTIFMNNTICNNYMCFGGIQVFSNGLKIKNNIIWGNSYLDSIPQIDINNYHPTIEYNCIEGGYEGVGNISSEPEFVNPSQGIGLDYEGDLYDWSLSKNSPCINAGSPDTTDLYLPQYDLAGNLRIKHDTIDIGAYEYQLGINNINDFITFSKDFVLYPNPATDYINISLSHNNQTNKFEIYDITGKLILSKKLRESLTKIHITGLSKGLYFYRIKNNNKTIDTGKFIKQ
- a CDS encoding S9 family peptidase; translation: MYKILIILILSFNLILCQAQESIIIEKTKINWKDYPDLFSNNDRSEFTEEYHFLANVDMYKITYLSDGLKIESYAAIPRKKGKYPVIIFNRGGNRDFYALQLFKEKAKYSVVYNFSKLANEGYVVIGCNYRGCGKSEGKDEVGGKDINDVINLIDVVKEIPEADENRIGMYGWSRGGMMTYLALTKTDQIKAVVVIGAPSDKTIIVRPKIEKRVYAKLIPNYWNNKEEELKNRSAIFWVDKFPKNVPILMLHGNADWRVKSTNSLKLALEFEKRRIPYRLKIFEGADHGITEFKEDVNKEIISWFDRFLKQNEQIPDMEFHGR
- the trpS gene encoding tryptophan--tRNA ligase encodes the protein METVLSGIRSTGKLHLGNYFGALKNFIKMQHENNCFFFIADYHSLTTHPTPADLHGNVKQVLSEYLAAGLDPEIATIYVQSDVPEIPELYLLLNMNAYVGELERTTSFKDKIRKQPENVNAGLLTYPVLMAADIIIHRATKVPVGKDQEQNLEMSRKFAKRFNRMYNVDYFPEPHPYNFGEELIKIPGLDGSGKMGKSEGNGIFLVDSTEDIRKKVMRAVTDSGPTSMNQEKPESIQNLFTIMKAVSNKETISFFEEKYNNCTIRYGDMKKQLATDIDIFISPIREKIHEIHSNDEYLRKVVKIGAEKARESASKTLNDVREIIGFKKF
- the rbfA gene encoding 30S ribosome-binding factor RbfA; the encoded protein is MDSTRQNKVSRLVQKELSDIFQKTGQDIFQGSIITVTTVRISADLSLARVYLSIFSTKDTSKLFTKINESKNKIRYELGKRVRNQLRIVPQLAFFIDDSLDYIENIENLLK